Part of the Flavobacterium sp. MDT1-60 genome, CCGTCAACTAAAATCAATATTTTGTTTTCAAACGCAGTCAGCATTCCGCTTGCCATTTGTATAATTTCAAAACCTCCAAAATAAGCCAGTTGTTCTTTTAATTCGGCTTGACCGGAATAATTTTCAATTGTTTTTTTTAGAAATTGCTTTTTCTGAATTAGCTTTTCATTTTCAACTCCGGTTCCTTTTCCGACACATTCTTCAATAGAGAAATCAGTTAAAAGACTCATTAGAACGGACGCAGTTGAAGTATTCCCAATTCCCATTTCACCAAAACCGATGCAATTCGAACCCGTTTTAGCAATATCTTTGACTATTGATTTTCCTTTTTCAAAACACAACTGCAATTCGATTTCACTCATAGCAGGAGCATGGAGGAATGATTGCGTTCCTTTCGCGATTTTGGCATTTATCAGATTGGTATTCGTCGGAAAATCATAATTTACGCCCGAATCTACAATTGATAACTGAATGTTATTTTGTTTGCAGAAAACGTTTATCGCTGCACCGCCTTCCAGAAAATTACCAACCATCTGGCGGGTAACATCTTGTGGATAAGCGCTCACACCGTGATTTGCAATTCCGTGATCTGCTGCGAAAACAACAATATTCGGATTTATAATTTTCGGATTTAAAGTTTCAAAAACCGTTGCCATCTGAAAGGCTAAAGTTTCCAAAGTCCCTAAAGCGCCAACGGGTTTGGTCTTGCCGTCTATTTTTTCTTGTAAAAGTCTGCTGAAATCATTTTTATTCTCAAGCTCAGTTTGAGATTTTAATTTCAAATCAGAAATATAACTTTTGGTTACATTTTTAATTTCTGAACAAATCGGTGTTTCTGATTTCTGTTTCCAATGCAATTGTTGCAACATCGGCTGATTATCATAATTTGTGGCTGGTTTTCCAACACAGAAATAACCCAAAGGTTCAATGTTTTCTGGTAAATCGAGTATGTTTTTAAACTGATGATAATTCAAAATTGAAACCCAGCCCATTCCGTAACCCTGTTCCGTTAGTGAAAGCCAAATATTCTGAGCCGCACAAACTGAACTAAATTTCACCGCTTCATTACTACCAACAGTTCCAATTGTAAATTGATTTAAAACGGAACGGTCATAAGCGATAATAAGTCCGATTGGCGCTTCTTCAATAGCTTCCAGTTTTAAAGATTTATAATGTTCTTTTTGTTCAGGATTATCCGTTAGCGATTCGGCTTTCATATTATAATCCAAGAATAAATCTTTGATAGCGTTTTTTACTTCTGCCGATTTAATGATATAATAACGTGTAGCATCCGTTAGTCCAACAGATGGCGCCCAATGTCCGGCCTGTAAAGCTTTTTCAATAACTTCATCAGGAACTTCATCAGCGGTAAAATGTCTGGTATCACGACGCGATTTTAAAATATCATCTAAATAAGTCATGTTGTTGAGGTTAAAATTCCAATAAAAAAAATCCAAATTCCAATTTCAAAAATCAATCTGAATGTTTGAATTTATGTAAAGTTAAGGCAGTGCCTTGGAATTTGGAATTTATAATTTGGAATTTTATTTAATTTTTACCGGAATTCCCGAAACCATCAAAACAACTTCATCTGCTTTTGAAGCCAAAAACTGATTCATCCAGCCCTGAAGTTCTGTAAATTTTCTGCCGATATGAGTTTCGGCATGAACACCCATTCCAATTTCGTTGGTCACAATAATAAGTGTTGCGTTTTCCTGATTTGCAATTGCCAGAAATTCTTTTTTGGCTTCTTCCAAACTTAAAGTTACATCATATTTATGATCAGTAAAAAAGTTGGTTAACCAAAGCGTTACACAATCAATCAAAGCTACTTTCCCTGAAAAATTAATTTCACTTAAATATTTTTCTTTCTCAATATTAGTCCAGCGCCCGTCGCGTTCTGACTGATGTCGGTCGATTCTGGTTTGGAAATCGTCATCCCATTTTCTGGCCGTTGCCAAGTACATTGGAGTATCAGAAAGCTTCAATGCTAAATTTTGGGCATAACTGCTTTTTCCTGATCGTTCGCCTCCGGTAATTAAGTAAATCATTTTAATTATTAATTGTTAGTTGTGAATTGTTAATTTGAAGTAGAAACTGCTTTGGAGATGAGTTGGTTTTTTGTGGTTTTCAGAATACTTGTTATTAGTTTTAAAATTGCAATGGCATCACTGTTGATATTTTCAAATTCTTTATCATTTAAATAATCAGTAGCTTTTAATAATTCTAGCCAATAAATTGATTCATTTGCTTCTTTTTGCGCAATAGCAAATTTATGAATGAAATCATTTTTACTTTCAGCGTGTTCTGCTTCTCTAACCATTGCACCAATACTTGTTCCAGATCGTAGTAGTTGTTTAGAAAGTATAAACTCTTTTTTCTCAATACATAGATATTGATATAATTTGACAATTCGGATGGCAAAATCAAAACTTTTGTCTTTGATTATGTTGTTTTTCATAATTAACAACTAACAATTTATAATTAACACTTAATAAGGGCAATGGCGACAATCATTACCACAACAATTGCCTCGTTTCAAATGGAACCAACTAGTGAAAACTGTAGTGCCTTCTTCCTTATAATAATCGATATCTTCAATAAGTTTTGCAGTTTTTGGTAAAGATAGTGCTTTATTTTGTAGTGCTTTTTTTGGAGTCATAGTCTCGACATAAGCATCTATTTTGTCTACGCAGGCTTCTTTAAAGCAAGTCTGACAAAGACAATCGCCTCCTTCAGAAAGATTAAAAATAGGAGGGAAATCATTACACCAGCATTTGTTTTCAACAGAAATATCTCCGCAGCTAAAAGTAGATTCACAACTTGAGCAAACTTTGGTTTTTGTGGTATTCATAAATATAAAAGATAATTTTGTTGAAATTTGTAAGAATAAAGGTAAACAAAAAAAATAGAAATTGCCTTACCTTTGTCGCTATCGAAAATTTAAATAATGAAATTGTGATATTCAAAATCTGTGCCGATATTGCATATTAACGATTTCATATTCCAAAATAGTATAACCAGTATATGAAAAATTTAGTACCTAAATCCATTATTATTCTATCTTTTTTTCTTCTAATCGGATGTAAAAAAAATGAAACTGCTGAAGTTGCAAAATCTCCAATTGCTAAAAATAGTATTGAATATGCTTCTGGACTTTCTATCGTAAAACACGAAGGATTTTCAGTAGTAACAGTGACAAATCCGTGGCCAAATGCAAATAAAAATTTTACTTATATTTTAAAAGAAAAAGAAGCTAAAGTTCCGGATAGTTTACAAAATTATACTACGATAAAAGTTCCTTTAGAATCTATTGTGGTGACATCAACGACTAATATTCCCTATCTTGAAATGCTGGATGTAGAAGATAAACTAGTTGGTTTTCCACATACCGATTATATTTCATCTGAAAAAACCAGAATATTAATTGATAAAGGTTCTGTGAAAAACGTTGGACAAAATGAAAAATTAAATATTGAACAATTAATAGAATTATCTCCAGATTTGATTGTAACTTTTGGAGTTGACAATAACAATCCGATGCTGGATAATTTGACAAAAAGTGGTTTAAACGTAATGATTCAGGCCGACTGGATGGAACAATCTCCACTTGGAAAAGCAGAATGGATTAAACTCTACGGAGCCTTATTTGGTAAAGAAGAGAAAGCCAAAGAATTGTTTGATAAAATTGTAACAAGCTACAATCAGGCTAAGAAATTAGTCGCTGATAAACCTGCGACGACGACAGTTTTATATGGTTCTATGTATGAGGATGTTTGGTATGTGGCAAAAGGAAACAGCTGGGTGGCGCAATTTATGAAAGATGCACAGTCTAATTATTTATGGGCCGATTTAAAAGGAACCGGAAGTCAGGGTTTGTCATTCGAAAAAGTATTAGATAAAGCCAAAACAGCAAATGTTTGGATTGCTTCTGGATCTTTTCTGACTTTAGACGAATTACAAAAAGCAAATCCGCATTACAGTGAGTTTGACGCTTTTAAGAATAAATCAATCTATACTTTAGAAAGTAAGTTTGGAGCAACTGGCGGAACCATTTATTATGAATTATCGCCAAGCCGACCAGATTTGGTTTTGAAAGATTATATTAAAATTTTTCATCCGGATTTACTGCCGAGTTATGAGTTTACTTTTGCATCTAAACTGAATTAAATTGGCAAACAAAGAAAGAAATACCATTTTATTTATCGTTCTGGGTTTAGGACTTCTTCTGATGTTTTTTGCGAGTATTAGTTTGGGTTCCGTTAATATTCCATTTAGAGATGTTTATACGAGCTTAACAGGAAGTCAAGCTAGCAAATCGACTTGGGAATATATCATTATCAATTACCGTTTGCCAAAAGCGATTACAGCGATTTTAGTCGGAACCGGACTTTCAATAAGCGGTTTGTTGATGCAGACTTTATTCAGAAATCCGCTTGCAGGGCCGTATGTTTTAGGATTAAGTTCAGGTGCAAGTCTCGGAGTGGCTTTTGTGATTCTTGGTGCTGGATTTTTGCCTTCTTTTTGAGAACAATCGCATTATCTTCATACGGAATTGTTTTGGCTTCAACTTTAGGCAGTACACTTGTTTTATTGTTGGTTTTAGTCGTTTCGCAACGTTTACGGGATACGATGGCAATCTTAATTGTTGGATTAATGTTCGGAAGTTTTACAACCGCAATCGTGAGTGTTTTAACTTATTTTAGTACAGCCGAACAGCTTCAGAAATTCACTTTTTGGTCATTAGGAAATCTTGGCAATCTTTCCTGGAAATCAATTATAGTTTTGGCAGTCAGTGTATTTTTTGGTTTAGTTTTAAGCGCGGCTAGTATTAAGCCTTTAAATGCTTTGCTTTTGGGCGAAAATTATGCAAAAAGCATGGGATTGAATTTCAATAAAGCCCGTTTGATCATTATTTTTGCAACCAGTATTTTAGCCGGAAGCATCACTGCTTTTGCAGGCCCGATAGCTTTTATTGGATTAGCTGTGCCGCATATCGCAAAACTGACTTTTCAAACCAGTAACCATATGATTTTGTTTTGGAGTACATTGCTTTTTGGAGCTATTATTGTATTATTCTGTGATATAGTTTCTCAAATGCCGGGCTTTGATGTTACACTTCCAATAAATGCAATTACGTCTATAATTGGTGCACCGGTCGTAATTTGGTTATTGATAAGAAAAAGAAATTTTAAGTAATAATGTTTGGCCACGGATTAAACGGATTAAACGGATCTTCGCAGATGTTAAATCGTTAAAAAATCTTAGCTCCTTAGTATCTCAGAACCTTAGCATCTTAAAAAAAAATGAAAACAATTCTAGAAACTTCAAATTTAACCATTGGCTATAAGTCCAAGAAAGCAACTGTGGC contains:
- a CDS encoding DUF5522 domain-containing protein, whose amino-acid sequence is MNTTKTKVCSSCESTFSCGDISVENKCWCNDFPPIFNLSEGGDCLCQTCFKEACVDKIDAYVETMTPKKALQNKALSLPKTAKLIEDIDYYKEEGTTVFTSWFHLKRGNCCGNDCRHCPY
- a CDS encoding four helix bundle protein, producing MKNNIIKDKSFDFAIRIVKLYQYLCIEKKEFILSKQLLRSGTSIGAMVREAEHAESKNDFIHKFAIAQKEANESIYWLELLKATDYLNDKEFENINSDAIAILKLITSILKTTKNQLISKAVSTSN
- a CDS encoding ABC transporter substrate-binding protein, with the protein product MKNLVPKSIIILSFFLLIGCKKNETAEVAKSPIAKNSIEYASGLSIVKHEGFSVVTVTNPWPNANKNFTYILKEKEAKVPDSLQNYTTIKVPLESIVVTSTTNIPYLEMLDVEDKLVGFPHTDYISSEKTRILIDKGSVKNVGQNEKLNIEQLIELSPDLIVTFGVDNNNPMLDNLTKSGLNVMIQADWMEQSPLGKAEWIKLYGALFGKEEKAKELFDKIVTSYNQAKKLVADKPATTTVLYGSMYEDVWYVAKGNSWVAQFMKDAQSNYLWADLKGTGSQGLSFEKVLDKAKTANVWIASGSFLTLDELQKANPHYSEFDAFKNKSIYTLESKFGATGGTIYYELSPSRPDLVLKDYIKIFHPDLLPSYEFTFASKLN
- the cobU gene encoding bifunctional adenosylcobinamide kinase/adenosylcobinamide-phosphate guanylyltransferase, with translation MIYLITGGERSGKSSYAQNLALKLSDTPMYLATARKWDDDFQTRIDRHQSERDGRWTNIEKEKYLSEINFSGKVALIDCVTLWLTNFFTDHKYDVTLSLEEAKKEFLAIANQENATLIIVTNEIGMGVHAETHIGRKFTELQGWMNQFLASKADEVVLMVSGIPVKIK
- the cobT gene encoding nicotinate-nucleotide--dimethylbenzimidazole phosphoribosyltransferase; this encodes MTYLDDILKSRRDTRHFTADEVPDEVIEKALQAGHWAPSVGLTDATRYYIIKSAEVKNAIKDLFLDYNMKAESLTDNPEQKEHYKSLKLEAIEEAPIGLIIAYDRSVLNQFTIGTVGSNEAVKFSSVCAAQNIWLSLTEQGYGMGWVSILNYHQFKNILDLPENIEPLGYFCVGKPATNYDNQPMLQQLHWKQKSETPICSEIKNVTKSYISDLKLKSQTELENKNDFSRLLQEKIDGKTKPVGALGTLETLAFQMATVFETLNPKIINPNIVVFAADHGIANHGVSAYPQDVTRQMVGNFLEGGAAINVFCKQNNIQLSIVDSGVNYDFPTNTNLINAKIAKGTQSFLHAPAMSEIELQLCFEKGKSIVKDIAKTGSNCIGFGEMGIGNTSTASVLMSLLTDFSIEECVGKGTGVENEKLIQKKQFLKKTIENYSGQAELKEQLAYFGGFEIIQMASGMLTAFENKILILVDGFICSVAFLIASKMNPGIIKNAVFCHCSAEQAHQKLLQYLNAKPILNLDLRLGEGTGCAIAFPILKSAEAFLNEMASFESAGVSRK